The Toxorhynchites rutilus septentrionalis strain SRP chromosome 3, ASM2978413v1, whole genome shotgun sequence genome includes a region encoding these proteins:
- the LOC129777956 gene encoding cytochrome c oxidase subunit 5B, mitochondrial-like — protein MASLCTRLVLNAAKRNVSYTSVRFCKMMNDPLEHATGLEKRELLARQAGNNDPFDMRVFKRGPGTKDKPNLVPSAFESRLVGCVCEEDQTYIQWMWLHQGHPKRCECGHWFKLVEKAPI, from the exons ATGGCATCTCTCTGCACAAGACTGGTGCTGAACGCCGCCAAGCGTAATGTGTCCTACACTTCAGTGCGTTTCTGCAAAA TGATGAACGACCCACTTGAGCATGCCACCGGTCTCGAGAAACGCGAACTGCTAGCCAGACAGGCCGGCAATAACGATCCCTTCGATATGCGTGTGTTCAAGCGCGGCCCGGGCACTAAGGATAAGCCCAATTTGGTTCCATCGGCTTTCGAATCACGTTTAGTGGGATGTGTCT GTGAGGAAGATCAAACATACATTCAGTGGATGTGGCTGCATCAG GGTCACCCAAAGCGATGCGAATGCGGACACTGGTTTAAACTGGTCGAGAAGGCCCCCATCTAA